The Acipenser ruthenus chromosome 38, fAciRut3.2 maternal haplotype, whole genome shotgun sequence genomic sequence ttgcgatataattttgtagtttcatcgattacatgatgttaaataaaatatctaaataatgttctttttattattatgtcgtgttctaaaattctaggtggtacaaaacttttggccatagctgttctTAATTTTCCTgtaaatattgaaatgttttgaccagaagaagtctttctcagggtcgaTAATGAAGCTGAAACGTCGGTCATTAAAGTCGATCATTTAGTTCTGTTGAGCCCTTAATTGTAACAGAAAGTTTTagtacaacaaataataataggtgTTTCAAATTTTTCATTAACAGTTACATAATGATATCATGATTTTACGTATGTCCCATCATATGTCATTGAAACACATATACTATTTCCAGTGTTATATGAGAAGTTCTGAgaacatttctttttcttttgggaTTTTTGGGGCACTCTCGTGTTTCGTATCGGGGGATCCCCTCTATCCTGCTTTAGATATACACTTCTCACCTGCAAATGTCACAAGCACTAAAGAGGATCAACACACATGCAACACATTTACATCTTTCACAAGCCTGCCTTCTGTTCCATCGCTTATCAAGCCGATCTGCCGTATCAGTTTCTTATCAccctgaaatacttttttttttccagttgaaAATGTACATAGTGCTAGATTCTACCAAAGATATGTAAACTGCctgataaaaaaataatcaagtacattttatttttatttttttaaaataacctgCCAGCATcgtatgtgtttatttgttttaaataaaagactGCTATATTTGTGCTGAATATTTTCagagtaattaaaaaaatgtcaagtGGTTAGGTATTAACTAAATGCAATTAGACGTGTTAATTGCTCAACACAGAACAATGCGGTCCCTTAGTTTTCCTTGTTTATacaattattgagtatcaatcaataatgatgtgacagtgttatttaatatacaaCCTGTCGTGATCAAACTAACTTAAAATCACATCTTTTTATAAGCAAGTATTTGTCTTTCATCCCTTTGATAGGTAATCATTTTTCACTTTCACAGAGGTTAATTGACATTGATTggcactcaattgtaaaggtgaggagAGGGCAGCTTTTCTTATTTTGAAATCAAGACATTAATAAATAGAtgtattttgatttattaaatacctGATGACAATGTAAaggtatcagcacacccctaccaTATAGTTTTACCTACCTAACACAGATGAAGGCATTTGTTGAAACATCAGTCCAGTTGTACTTTTTCTTACAGTTTAATCTCAACAGGACAGATAAAGGCATTGGCTTAAACATTAGGCTAGTTGACATGGTTTCACCAAGAAAAATACTGGGAAAGGCATTAGCTAAAattagtactattattattacaattattgcaGTCTATTATTCAAGACCCACCTCTCAACGCCAGTCCTCGAGGACCCCCTGtgttgctggttttcattccaactgagctctcaattacttaacttagcacttaattgaactaataattagcttaattagaccttttgaattgttctcagctccttcAAGtagatttcaagttatttatatcattttatagttaagttgaagTCTCCAATTGTTTAAGAgcgaaaaacaattaaaaaggcctaattaagctaattattagtttaattaaatgcttagttaaataattgagagctcagttggaacgaaaaccagaagacacaacGGTCCCCGTGGACCGAGGCTGAAAACCACtgtcctatagaattaactgattttgcgtcataaagtcgaatgaaacctgctgaataatgttacattaacatattgaattacatactgctttgtacttttttatatacttataaactgacaaaaactgaaagatGTGtcaaaatctagcatgaaatactgtactactgttatggcttaaggtagacttttgtgatatcattttgtagtttctttgataaataaaagatctaaattacgttcatatagtttaatcctaaaattctaggtgatgaaaaacATTTGGCCCGAGCTGTATACTTCAATTCTTACATATATCACACTTCTGTCCACTATAGTGTCACTGAATGTATATGTAATCCAGACTCCAATCTGTACTGGATATTACACTGTATTACAATGGAACATGTTTTTTGTACAATTGGCCATTATGGATATATAATGATACTGTGTTGCAacttgtcattattatttatttcttagcagacacccttatccagggcgacttacaattgttacaagatatcacattattttttacatacaattaccccatttatacagttgggcttttactggagcaatctaggtaaagtaccttgctcaagggtacagcagcagtgtcccctaccagggattgaacccacaaccctccggtcaagagcccaaagacctaaccactactccacactgctgccccagctgGCATAGTTCTATTTTGGGACCAGCACAGGGCatgctacaaaaaaaataatttgcagtTAATTCATAATTGTAGTACAGGCTAGGCTAAATTCTTTGGATAGAGGTGAGAGAGCCATTATCATTAGAAAAATAACCTACTTCCACATGCACAGATTATTTGGAAGAGCAGTTTGACACTCCCGCAGAAGTTGATACAAAGAAAACCTATTAAGAACTGAACATTATTGCCTACTTATTGAATTAAAACAGCAATATCAGAAAGACTGATATTTCTCTTTGTGGGTTTGTGCTgttgctgtatgtgtgtgtgctctgATTGTATAAAGGCATTATATTAAACCAATTATGAAATGGTGGATACATTTAAAGAAGAACTGAAAGAagttttaatatttatcacaacACTCTCAAAATGATTACAAATAACTCAATATGCAGACAATGTGTGATTATTGTCACCCACTGTGGATGAAATGCCTTGCATAAGGGATGTAGTGGAGGCAGTCAGACGCACGGAAGCATGCTTGTTATTATATTGACTTGATCTCAATTTGCATATATTAGCCTTTACTGCCTCCATGTGAAAGAACAACAAGatatttttgaaaagaaaaaacaggatATTTTCTGTAAACTGCAGGCTGCTGTATGCAAATGAAATACACTTTTCCATGCACTTGCTTTATCAGCCTTCTGTATCAACCTGTTTCGGAGTTTGTCAGAAGATAGCGACTCTCTGGCCTGTGCTGTGGAAAATGTCATGGGTGAAAGTGTTGGTTCTGATACCAACTCTTTCACTTATTCTTTTGTTTTGAACAATTACTACAACCTGATTCTAATTTTAGACAGTCTCGTTAAAACTGTAAACATACTTTTTCCTGgtctgaataatactgtaatttcaGTTCCACTCGTCTGTGGATGAAGACATTAGTGCTTTACAGAAATTACTTGTTGGAGTTTTTGGAGACAGCTTTTTTTTACCATTGTAGTCACTCTTACCCCTTAGTACAGTATTTTCGGGAAAGGTATAGTTAAcatactgtggtaccattctaccaatggcagactcatcccattgtagctgtcCTTTACCTGTGCTACAATTGCCCCTAAGACCCAAACCAACGTTCTTGGCAAATGTCTGAGGAGCATCTTGTTGATGGAgacattttaaagcaatttttaCTGTCTTGATTTAAGCTAATTTGTGAAAATTACCTGATTATGTCCCCTACAACAAAATAGCTTTACAAGTTTCCATAAGAAGTAGTCTAGTGTTACATGAGTTTAGTGTAATACAGGACCATTGCACTGCCATTGAAGATTATTTGAGAAGGATATAGCATCCTCATTGCCCTAAACTTGGTCTGCCACAGCTTctcagtacagaaccattgcattgccatcgGAGATCATTTGGGGAGGGTATGGTTATCAACACAGGTAAAAATGAGATTTATAAGGAAATATGCTTATTTGACAGAAAAGTTTAAAAGCTGCTTTAGAATGCAGATTTATAAACTTCTGAGTGGTTATGAAATATAGTAGGACATGTTAAATAGAGGAAAGGGTATACAGTGTTTATGTTATGGACAGTGCTATCAAACAAGCCTTCAGCCGAGTTTGTGATCCTTCTGCCGCGCACCGCCCAtgaaatgaatactgtattttcaaGCAATCAGATATCAGTATGAACACTGGAGCTCTCCGAACTCATTTGAAGGGACTGTACGGTAATCTATTACTGTTTACAAGGCAGTACGGAGCTCGTCCCttctgaatacatttaaatgaatcgAAATGAATCTCAACTCAGACTACACCAAACCGATGCAGGTGAGAGAACGCAACTTTACTGAAGAAGGGATTATAATAATAGCTGTCAATTTCTGAGAAAATTACAATGTTTGGAAAGGGAAACAACTCAAAACAAATCCAAGGGTGAGAGAAATAGGATTTGAAATAAcaatgttaaatgtattataaatgacAGCATACTACGCGATTGCTGTGGCACTATAGTCTATATATGAATAATAATgatcatgtattttttaatcaatcaaaatGCCCCTGGACAGGGTactaaaatcaataataataataataataataataataataataataataataataataataataataataactttaatttgatatagcacccttcacaccaaggTGTCTCAGGATGCTgcataatatgaaaaaaaacaaaatcagtaacatagtaataacaataataataaaacaaagcaaacaacaaacagtcaattcaataatacattaaaaacaggtaaagtacaaataaaaaccaATTCCTAAGATGATAAAAAACAATAACTACAAAAAACCACGAAAGGCTTTAAGAACAAGTCCACAGGATCATTGTAAAAAGGCTGCCGAGAACAAATGTGTCTTAAGAGTGGATTTAAAATTCAACACTGATGTAGCGCCTCGAATTCAGCCGGGCAGAGTGTTCCAGAGAGAAGGGgcaacacagctaaaactacgcCCACCAAGAGTAATATAATGTAACTAGGACCCTGACTGCAAAGCCTTGTATGTCAGTAACAGAATATTGAAGGCAGCACgagaatgaacaggaagccagtgcagactCATAAGGACCAGGGTGTTCTGTCCACCTAGTGCCTGTCAAGACCCTTGCCGAAGACGATTTAGAGAACGAGTAGGAAGACCAgcaaaaagagcattgcagtaatccaATGGAGAGGTTACAAAGGCATGCACGAGGATCTCTGCATCCCTGGGAGACAGGAAACAACAAACTGGACATTTTCTTTAGGTGATAAAATCCTGCCTTTACCACAgtagaaatatgtttttaaaatgatagcCTAGGGGCTAGCTGGACACCTACACTGCGGACTACCCAAGAGGCGCCAACAGTGGAATcaccaaaagagcaagaaaacCTAGGAAAAGAACTGAGCTGGGTTTTAGATCCCATTACCAACAACTCAGTTTTGCTTGCATTTAATTTCAGAAAATGATTTGACATCCCAGCTTGTACATCTGCCAAACAAGCAGATAAAACTGTGTCAGTAttggaattcatttttaaataaacctgagTGTCGCCTGCTTAAGAATGGAAGTGGAATCCGTGTTGTCGTATAACATCACCCAATAGCAGCAGATAAATGTTTAAAAGGTGAGGTCCAAGGACAGAACCCTGAGGAACTCCATGAAGAGGATGAGCATTAGAGAAATGTCTAATTCTACTACGTGGTTTAAAAACGTATGAACGCATATAACGATAAGGGTTTTGAAGATATAGAGGACGGAATCCTGTTTTCAAGACGTTTCATACTGTTTTGGTACCCCGTCCAGGGAGTTTTGTCTTTCACCCGCTCCCTGGACAACAGAAATGCTGTTCCAACAGTTCCACGGGGGAAAATATCTTATTATTTGAAATATAGTTATTTCAGATGAAACAATCTGCCAAATTCACTGGTGGAAGCCCTGCCTCAAAGCCCATCGCTTTAAAAGGGAAAGGGTGTCCCGAACTATTCCCATAGAGGCTGTGGAAGGTATTTAAAGGCCAGCGAAACCATCAATGCCACCAGCATCTGTTTGTACTGTATCAGTATCTCAAACTGAGCTGCCAAACTTAcctgggacaccagcatcctcTGTTGGAGCTACAGACATCTTAGAAGTGTAATAGTGAGAACAATACATGTTGCTATATTTAGTGACAGTATCTAGTTGTGGGTTTTCTTTCAATTCTCGCACCACTCtgaacaattaatttaaacaaagcgCAGTGGGCTCTAAACTTCCTCATGTGGTCGGTGTTAGTacagcagtgttttattttttgatgtcATTTTTGTATAGATGAAAACAATCCATTTGacacagagttgtttttttttaaacacattgcatTGCATATTTCATATTTCCAGCACGGTATTTTCTTATTTGATCTCTTGTTGTTCAGTCAGCATTTGAAAATACAAACTTCTAAATGCCATTTTGACTAATTACAAACATTCACACACTCAATCGCCCTTTAATTTGCGAAACATCCTGATATCATTGATTTCTtttcaattattcacatttttgtgtacctacattacctttttcttatatatgtacatatatgtatatatataaatggcaGTTTAAGTTTGTTAATGAAATATCACTTCGGAACACAGTGTACCAGTACTGGGTTATACATACACTGGTAAATGCCTTGGATAAGATAAAGCCTTATGCTGTTAATTTGAAATGGCAATTTGAAAAGCTGGTGCATTTGTCAGTTCTATAAAACAGTTTTAGCTATAGTAGATTACATTCAGGTTATTGTAGGACAATTGTATCTTACTAGGTTACTTGCATTTATATGAAAAAATGACTCAATCCAACCCCTTTTTTTCCCAACCGCATTTTAAAAAGCTAACAAACATATCAATAATTGTGTAAGTAAAAGTTTCACATTCCATAGCTTGCCCTTTTggaggaaaataaaaaaacaccttgcTGAGTCATTTTAGAAGCTTCAAAATTTAGGCCGGACATTTTGGTGTCAGTGAAAGACAGGCCTCTTCTGCAGGGTTCTTTTTGCACCTAGCTGAGGTTGCCACGGGAACAAGGGAACTTCCGATGAGTGTTACAAAGAGTAGGCCTCTGTGGGCTTCTGAAACCACAGGTTTGGTTTCTGTTTGCTTTGTATATGTTACTTTAAAGAGCAAACTCACAAGTTATTTATCACAGAAAGCCACCGTACTGTCAATGCAGAGTGGGAGGTTCAAAAAGACCTTTCAAAAAGGGCACTGGCAAATTACCTGATATTTTACAAAGATAAcagtaattaaaacattttttaattgtttttcattcACAAAAGCTTTTGAAATATGTTTGCTTCATGTGTCTATATAGGCCTACACTGCTTCTGAAGTACTGAagcagatttataaatgtcagaTGCTGTTTCTTCTGTTGAATATAGcttttttttgcttgtatttgATAGTTTGGAATATACTgttatttcaaagacaacaccATCGATAAAAAGTTACTGCTGCTTAGTGGTATCGAATTACTTCCTGTGTTTCATGAGTTCATACTCTCTCCAATGTTCCAGCCAGTTTATTGATCCAGTCATATTTAATCCTGATTAATAAATTTCACTGAccatctcagccaatcagattctGAGTAGAGTGATTGTTATCCAGAAGATGTCCTTTAAAACAGGACTTTCGAATCTTGAAACGTGCTTTAAAAGGTGACATCATTTTAAAGAGCTCCAATCGATCCagtcttcaaacacacacacaaaaaaaaacacttgttcaGTTTATAGCAGATCATTGATCTGTCGACATGGGCAGTTATCTAGCCCACAAAGAACATTAGTGCTTAATTAATCAAATATTGGACCCTTTTATGAAACCAAACAGGTATACATATAGATCTTTTTCTTAACACCATTTTGACTGTATCAAATAATTCTCAAAAACTATAAGTGTCACTAATATTAATGTTTACCTAAATTAAGGTAAAGTGcaaatcagggtttgtgaaattAGCTGgcttgttacaaaaataaaatgatggtaacactttagtttagagattcgttaagtgttttaaaaaaaaattgaaaaaagtgtataataactgtattgcaaaagcaaaacagccccatacaattggtgagacaaacatataaagacagacagacagacagacagacatagaaagacaaacagacccgaaaagacaggcagacagactatgtccgttataactgattataaacaacaaccaaaaaaaatgtcaaaagtgtataatagtcatattatttctaatcatagtCTGTAATTCATAATAGCTTAATTAATTACATgcttatagattgtttataatcacttataaaggatcccaggtttattttttattttttaagtagtgGGTAAAAGTCTTAATTCTgtttttgtattagtattattattgtttcatgctaaataatactgtattattaatgaAGGAACATTTATCTCCCCACCCCGCATTGAGGCTGTTGGTGTGTTGACGCTGTCTTGTGCTGGTGGGGGAGTTTGATTTTGAGATTGGAGAGCTCTTGTTTGAGATGCAGAGGTGGGCAATGTTTCCATGTCTCTGGATTGGTTTCACGTCAGCGTTTTACTACGTGGATTTTCCACTGCGTCTTTCAGAGGACCtagaaatacaaacagaaattcaACGAACTGaaagacaaacgtttcgactagaagacATTATGGATGAaatcactgagatccttctgctttcgcAGGATTGTTGCTGAATACTTTCACACAGCTCTCACACAGCTTATATAGATCACATGACACACATTGTCTGTGTACACTGCAAACAGTGGAATGTTAccattttttattgtgtaaattgaCGTCATCTACATTAGCTTTTAAATATTTACCTCAATATCGAATGCTCATTAAAAAAAGGTTACATGTTAGAATTTAGGAGTGTTGCAGAAAGAAACTTAAcacatctacagctatggccaaaagttttgcatcaccctataaaattaacaatttttGCTTCATACTTTTTTAAGGCTAATCAATATAAGCTGAGCTGAGAGAATGTTATGTGTTTTTGTTGACACCTAGTGGTGCAAAAACTGCATAGCAGGCCCCCAGGTTTGTGCTCAATTCGAATTGCTGAAAGATTATTATTAAACTGATTAAAGTGAGATTTGATGCTATGGTTTGGTCTGAAACTATCGCATGTGGTACTGCAATGGtggtggttctgtattatacaaaggggcaatggtagcaaaAATATAAGGCAGCTACAATGGAACGAGGCTGCCATTGGCAGAACTGAACCACGGTATGCTACCTATACCCTTGCCAAATTATCTTCTAAGCAGTGCTGGTAGCAAATTTTGTGTTTGCAATAGCTTAAAGACGGCTGGCTATGTTTTTGAAAGTAGTCCTCATTATTTGCAGGTGTTTGATTTACCAATGTTTGAGTTGTTACCATTGCAGGGCAAGCACCCAGTCTGAAACTGCTTTAGTCCCCAGACAAGAACACTTACAGCTACCTTTAGTTGGCCTCTGATCCCTTGTTAACACATGTGGATGGTTTCACTGGCCCTGATTAGCATGCATTAAGGGTTACCTAAATTAAGTTAAGGTGCagtcagggtttgtgaaactagatgatttaatatattaaaaatgtgATTGCATTTTGAGTTGATATTGAACCCTACTTTTCCTTTTAAGGGGGTAGAAGTCTTAATGCAGTTGGAATGTTGCAGCTAGATGAAGGAGCACTTAAACCCCTTACATTGCTGCTTTACTtagactgtggagaacagcaagcATCACAATATCCAAGCAGTTGTtccttcacttgtttcacttggacTGTTCAATAAGCCTGATCGACACCAGTGACCTTCATCTGTAGAGAGCTCAGTCCGAATAATCGCATcatcggtttgtgcagctctatTTGGATTTCGCCTTTCTGCAGTGGCATTGAGGCTGTTGGTGTGTTGACGCTGTCTTGTGCTGGTGGGGGAGTTTGATTTTGAGATTGGAGAGCTCTTGTTTGAGATGCAGAGGTGGGAAATGTTTCCATGTCTCTGGACTGGTTTCACGTCAGCGTTTTAATACGTGGATTTTCCACTGCGTCTTTCAGAGGACCtagaaatacaaacagaaactcAACAAACTGaacgacaaacgtttcgactagaagacATTATGGATGAAATCACTGAGCTCCTTCTGCTTTCCCAGGATTGTGGCTGAATAGTTTCACACAGCTCATATAGATCACACGACACACAATGTCTGTGTACATTGCAAACGGGAATGTTACCATTTTTAAATCGTGTAAATTGATGGCAAAAATGtaaggcagctacaatgggatgaggttGCCATTGGCAGAATTAAACCACAGTATGCAACTATATCCTCCCCAAATGATCTTCTGCAAAATCACTGAGTCTTACTTCTTCTAAGCATTGCTGGTAGACAATTTGTTGTTGTTTGCAATAACTTAAAGGTGGCCTGCTTCAAGAACGGTTGCTAGGAAACTAAAGAATGTGCTGGAAATATACCAAGATTCCAAACTGTACAAtagcagttttatatttttttcctattttttcTATTTAATCTCTCAAGCATaattatgttgtttatttatccATGTGGTATCTTGTATAAACCAGTGTTACGTCTAATGCCTAAATGTACAGAATTACAAATCTTATATGCAATTTCTGAAATATATCAATCACAGGCCTACACGTCCACATTATAGCCATGGTATAGATAAATATATCATTTGTGAGCAATGTTGATTTCATAAATCCGGTTTTCTTGGGTTTCAAGCTACAAAACAGGAACCTGTTTGTATAAAAACAGGCAGATACCCAATAAGGCAAATACCCatttccctttctctaaacttaagGCCTAAACATACAAATATTTCTCCTTAAAATTCCTGTTAAGCTACCAAAGCAATGTTTCTGGATTTTCTTACTGCCAGTGGAAATTGTAACAACACCAAAAAGCTACTCACTCagataaaaccaaaacaaaacattacgtCAGTAAATGTCTTTATGGCATCCGTTAAATATCTAAGTGCGTTCCATAACCAACAGACATTCCCACAGGGCTGCTAACGGACCAGCCGCCGCTTCTACATTAGAAGCTGCTCTGAGATGGAGCAATGGTTTGAGTGAACTGGTTTGACCTTAATTATaatagatttgtttgtttgttttatttattgtaaccTGGGCTCCGACTCGCTTACTTGTCTCAGCAATTCACGGATCTGGCAACCCACGCATTGACAGAGCGAGGGGCGATGCGGATAGAGAGAGTCATATAGACAAACCGAACAACGCGAATAagaagcaaatacaaaaaaaaaaaggaaagcaaagATGGCCAGTCAATCACAAGGCATCCAGCAGCTTCTCCAGGCTGAGAAAAGAGCTGCCGAGAAGGTTGCAGAAGCGAGGAAACGTAAGAAAACCTGGGCAAGAACCGTCTatttataatattgaaaaatgattttttttttttttaattattattatttcatacaaattattatgattattattgtattaataattattttaatactgtataggCTAACGGTAtattggctatatatatatatatatatatatatatatatatatatatatatatatatatatatatatatatatatatatatatattagaattagcgtatatatttttacaataccGTGCATTGCGTTTAATTCCGTTTGCGGTACCGTATGTTTTAAGCACAGATTGGCGTacgttgtgtgtttgtttattcatgtatttgtatttgtatttttttcatttgttgtcgATTTAAGTGTAATTACAGTATATGTTTACCGAACATACAGTATTACGTTTGTATTGTGTAGCCTACTTTAACAAGAAACGACTACAGCTAAAACTGCTGCCAGTAATTTAACATCAGCTGCCTTGGTGCCAGTAAAAATCTTGCTGGTGTTAACGTCTACCTTAATGTAAAGCCTTCTAACTAATCTTGGTGTGCGAGTCTAGTGACTAAGTAGCGTCAAAGCCATTTTCAGTGTTTCacatttatttcacatttactGTGGCTGTTTATTCCGTTACACCATTATCTTACAGTAACGCTGTCGTTTCTCAGGGAAAACACGGCGTCTGAGGCAGGCGAAGGAGGAGGCGCAGGCTGAGATTGAGCAGTACAGGATTGGCAGGGAGAGAGAGTTCCAGCACAAACAACACGCGGTGAGCGCCACTAGGGGGCGCAGGCAGGCAGGCATATAGACTAGCCTCTCCTGTCTTTCACCTCCTGGACCTGGGTTCCAATCTAGGAGGAAAGGtgttgcagacagacagtggtctGGTTCACTAGCCTACCCTGCTTTTCATCTGCCCTTTTGCTGCCTCCGTCTTTCTTTTTTCTCATCCCCCCTTTTCCCCTTTCACTCAGCTGTCCTGCTTTCCCTACCCCTCTACCCTCTTTTTCCtttcccttctccctctcctctcctttccctgTGTTGAGTA encodes the following:
- the LOC117433992 gene encoding V-type proton ATPase subunit G 2-like, translated to MASQSQGIQQLLQAEKRAAEKVAEARKRKTRRLRQAKEEAQAEIEQYRIGREREFQHKQHASLGSQGNLSTEVDQQTRKKIQSMQANYQSNRERVLRTLLSLVCDIKPEIHQNYRITS